GAGAACATCATCCTTAAATCGATGCGCAAAAACCCCGAAGAACGTTACCAGTCGGCGAAGGAGATGCTTCAGGATCTGGAAACCTGCCTGCTGCCGGAGCGCCGAAGCGAGCCGAAGGTTTCCTTCGTCGATGATGATGAGGACAGGACCAGGGTCATGCCCGCCATCAAGCCGATTCCCAAGGGCATCGGTACGCGAGGGCATGCCGAAGACCGAATGATCCGTGATGAAGATGCTCCTTCTTCCAAGAAGAGAAAGGGCTGGGGGAAACCCGTACTTTGGATCGGTCTGACGCTTTTGCTGCTGCTCGCGATGCTTGGGGTGGTATGGTATGTAAACGCCAAACTGGTCGTACCGGAAGTTACGGTCCCGAAGCTGGTCAATCTTTCACTGGACGATGCCAAAGCCAAGCTGGCCGAAGTCGGACTCGTTCTGGAAGAGCCGGTTACGACTCAGTACAACCCTAACTTTGCCGAAGACATCGTCTTCGAGCAGAGCAAGGAGCCGGATACGACGGTAAAAGAAGGAACGACCATCGCGCTTAAGGTAAGCATCGCCGAACCGCTCTCGGCTATGCCGGATTTATCCGGAATGACTTATGACGAAGCGGTGAGCGCCCTGTTGGCTCAGGGAATGGATCAGAGCAGAATTACCCAGGACAGCGAATTCAGTACGGAGGTCCCGGAAGGCCAGGTTCTCCGGCAGAACCCGATCTCCAGCAGCGAATACGATCCGGATACGGCGACCGTCTCCATCATCGTCAGCAAGGGGCAAGAAAGCGTCACGACCCCGGACCTGGCAGGTCTTACCGAGGCGGAGGCGAAAGCCAAGCTGGAAGAGGCGGGCCTTGTTCTCGGCGATGTGAAGACGGAATCCAGCTTTTCCGTTGAAAAGGGCAAAGTAACCAAACAGTGGCCTTATGAAAAAGGCGCCTCGGCGCCGCCGGGCGAGAAAATCACCATATACATCAGCGACGGCTATCCGCCGGAGGCGCTGAAATACACGTTCAACCTGCCGGTTTCACCGGTACAGGAAGGCAAGAAGACAAAGATCCGGATCGAGTACGCCGATGCGCGCAACAATGGCGAGAACCAGGATTGGGGAACCCGCACGATCAGCAGAACCCAAGTGCTGTCGGTGAATCTTGTTCTAGCACCGAACAAGGATGGGGCTGTCATCTTGTACCGGGACGGGGAGTTCTTCGATACGTATCCCGTTTCGTACATGGATGCGAAGAACGGTACGGTACAGATTCCCGAGGCTTCGCCCGTAGAGCCGTCACCATCTCCTACCGAGACGCCTGCGAGCGTGGAGCCGTCAGCCGATCCGGCCGTTGCACCCGGAACGGAGAGCAACCCGCCGGATACCGGGGATGGCACCGCAGTCGACCAAACGGGAAGCAATGCCAGCGCTTCTCAGATTATAGCGGGAAATACTAATTCGAGTCCTTCTAACAAAGGTAACAAAGGCAAATCCAAAGATAAAAACAACTAAATAGCGCAGGATAAATCCATGAACAAGAGCGGCCGGTTATCAGCCGCTCTTGCAGTAAACAGAGCTAAAGATTCGCCAGGATGTCAGCCAAATCCAAGAGAGGAAGGCTTTAAAGTATGCCTGAAGGAATAATCGTCAAGGCTTTAAGCGGTTATTATTATGTAAAACCGCTCCGGGAAGGGAAAATCTCCCCTGAGGATGAAATCATTCAGTGCAGAGCCCGCGGTATCTTTAAGAAAAAAGGTTTGTCTCCGCTTGTCGGAGACAATGTCATTTATTCCTTGACCGAGAACGGAGAGGGGATGGTTGATGAAATCAATCCCCGGGATTCCGAGCTGATCCGGCCGCCTGTCGCCAATGTGTCGCTTGCCGTTCTTCTGTTCTCCGTACGTGAACCGGATTTGAATTTACAACTGCTCGACAAGTTCCTTGTACATATCGAGCATGCCGGATTGGATACGATCATCGTGCTGACCAAACGGGATCTGGCTGAAGGAGACGGAGAAGGTATCGCTCATGTGAAACAATTGTACGAGCATACCGGTTACGAAGTGATAGTAACAAGCTCGCGGACGGGTTCGGGCAGCGAAGAGGTGCGGAAGCGGCTGGCAGGCATAATCAGCGTGTTCGCCGGCCAGTCCGGCGTCGGCAAATCGTCGCTGCTTAACCGGATCGTTCCCGGTCTTTCCCTGGAAACAAGCGAGATCAGCATGCGGCTCGGACGCGGACGCCATACAACGCGGCATGTCGAGCTGATGGATATCGGGGAGGGGGGCTATGTGGCGGATACGCCGGGCTTCAGCCAGCTGGATTTTCTGGAGCTTGGCGTGGAGGAACTGTCTTCCTGTTTCCGCGAGTTTATCCCCTATGCGGCGGAATGTAAATTCCGTGGATGCAGCCATCTGCATGAACCGGGCTGCCGCGTAATCGAGGCCTGGGAAGCCGGAGAGATCGCGGACAGCCGCTACGAGCACTACAAGCTGTTTTTTAATGAAATGAAAGACAAGAAGCGGAGGTATTGACCTATGATCAAAATTGCACCATCCCTGCTCTCGGCGGATTTCGCCGCACTCGGCGCCGAGGTTGCCGAAGCTGAAAGATCCGGCGCGGACTGGATTCATGTAGACGTGATGGACGGGCGCTTCGTGCCCAATATTACACTCGGTCCTCCGATCGTAAAGGCGGTATCGGCCCATACCTCCCTTCCGCTGGATGTTCATCTCATGATCGAGAGCCCGGAGCGCTACATTGCCGATTTTGCGGCGGCCGGAGCCGCCGTTATTACCGTTCATGCTGAAGCGTGTGTGCACCTGCACCGGGTCGTTCATCAGATCAAGGAACTGGGGCTGCTTGCCGGTGTAGCCATCAATCCGGCGACGCCCGCTTCCGCTTTGAGAGAAATATTAGCGGATCTCGATTTGGTGTTGGTCATGACCGTGAACCCCGGCTTCGGCGGACAGGCATTCATCCCCGGGACCGTGCATAAAAT
This region of Paenibacillus sp. URB8-2 genomic DNA includes:
- the rsgA gene encoding ribosome small subunit-dependent GTPase A, with translation MPEGIIVKALSGYYYVKPLREGKISPEDEIIQCRARGIFKKKGLSPLVGDNVIYSLTENGEGMVDEINPRDSELIRPPVANVSLAVLLFSVREPDLNLQLLDKFLVHIEHAGLDTIIVLTKRDLAEGDGEGIAHVKQLYEHTGYEVIVTSSRTGSGSEEVRKRLAGIISVFAGQSGVGKSSLLNRIVPGLSLETSEISMRLGRGRHTTRHVELMDIGEGGYVADTPGFSQLDFLELGVEELSSCFREFIPYAAECKFRGCSHLHEPGCRVIEAWEAGEIADSRYEHYKLFFNEMKDKKRRY
- the pknB gene encoding Stk1 family PASTA domain-containing Ser/Thr kinase produces the protein MIGHELGGRYQVIERIGGGGMALVYRAHDILLNRNVAIKVLRNQFVHDEEFIRRFRREAQSAASLSHPNVVSIYDVGQEDEIHYIVMEYVEGKNLNEIIKERAPLQVEEAVRIATQICDALDHAHQNQIIHRDIKPHNILIGRNGRVKVTDFGIARAVTSTTITQTGSVVGSVHYFSPEHAKGVTTGEKSDLYSLGIVIYQMLTGSLPFLGESPISVALKHLQEEFEEPRKLNPMIPQSVENIILKSMRKNPEERYQSAKEMLQDLETCLLPERRSEPKVSFVDDDEDRTRVMPAIKPIPKGIGTRGHAEDRMIRDEDAPSSKKRKGWGKPVLWIGLTLLLLLAMLGVVWYVNAKLVVPEVTVPKLVNLSLDDAKAKLAEVGLVLEEPVTTQYNPNFAEDIVFEQSKEPDTTVKEGTTIALKVSIAEPLSAMPDLSGMTYDEAVSALLAQGMDQSRITQDSEFSTEVPEGQVLRQNPISSSEYDPDTATVSIIVSKGQESVTTPDLAGLTEAEAKAKLEEAGLVLGDVKTESSFSVEKGKVTKQWPYEKGASAPPGEKITIYISDGYPPEALKYTFNLPVSPVQEGKKTKIRIEYADARNNGENQDWGTRTISRTQVLSVNLVLAPNKDGAVILYRDGEFFDTYPVSYMDAKNGTVQIPEASPVEPSPSPTETPASVEPSADPAVAPGTESNPPDTGDGTAVDQTGSNASASQIIAGNTNSSPSNKGNKGKSKDKNN
- the rpe gene encoding ribulose-phosphate 3-epimerase — its product is MIKIAPSLLSADFAALGAEVAEAERSGADWIHVDVMDGRFVPNITLGPPIVKAVSAHTSLPLDVHLMIESPERYIADFAAAGAAVITVHAEACVHLHRVVHQIKELGLLAGVAINPATPASALREILADLDLVLVMTVNPGFGGQAFIPGTVHKIREIREWASEIGHDLRIEVDGGITEATAPIVSEAGADVLVAGNAVFGRSDRAAAISAIRAAAAGR